A window of Bacteroidota bacterium genomic DNA:
TCACCAATCAACTTAATGTTAGGTGAGGAACAGCTATAGCATTTTAATTCTTTCAATGTTGATCACCAACCCTATATCCCAAGGAAGAAATAATATCCATCCAATTATTTTCAATTATTTCGATTGCGCCCTGAGGTAATTCAGTTCTCCATTCATCTTTTTTAGCTTTGCGAATAAATAACTTATCTTTTCTACTAGATTTTATTGGCTTCCATCTCATACTTTCCAGTTTCTCTAAGTCTTGCATATGCTGAAATGAACTCATCGCAACAGCTTTTTCGATATTCTCGTCTGAAAAAGACAATTTAAGAAATGTCGCCATTTTTTTAAGTTCACGGATTGGATCATCAAGCATATCCTCATAATATAAAAAAAGAAAATCAGGCATTTTCTTTCTTGCCCCAAACCATCCTCCAACATGATCACCCCATGACCCGAAAGGATCCCACCCACCTTTGACAAATTGTTCCACAAAAGCCAGTAGAGGATAATCCTCATTGATAATACGAATTTTTATCATATAGTTGTAATAAGAAATAACAACATCACGCGGGTCTC
This region includes:
- a CDS encoding sulfotransferase domain-containing protein, giving the protein MLSKVQLLLAKSVIRLQEFGPPGRRLSVFEDDVFIVSYPKSGNTWARFLLGNLYSQSEAVTFANIERKVPDIYQNSSKILSQLNRPRLLKSHEYLDPRYRRVIYIVRDPRDVVISYYNYMIKIRIINEDYPLLAFVEQFVKGGWDPFGSWGDHVGGWFGARKKMPDFLFLYYEDMLDDPIRELKKMATFLKLSFSDENIEKAVAMSSFQHMQDLEKLESMRWKPIKSSRKDKLFIRKAKKDEWRTELPQGAIEIIENNWMDIISSLGYRVGDQH